DNA sequence from the Deinococcus multiflagellatus genome:
GCGCCACCCTGGACCCCAGCATTGCCGACACCGTGGCCCTGGCCATGAAGACCTGGGCGATGGAAAAGGGCGCCACCCACTACACCCACTGGTTCCACCCCCTGACCGGGTCCACCGCCGAGAAGCACGATTCCTTTGTGTCGCCGGACGGCGACGGCGCGGCCATTGCGGCCTTCAGCGGCAAGGAACTGATTCAGGCCGAGCCCGACGCGTCGTCTTTCCCCTCGGGCGGCCTGCGCGCCACCTTTGAAGCGCGTGGCTACACCGCCTGGGACGCCTCGTCACCCGCTTTCATCATGCGCCACGCCAACGGCGCGACCCTGTGCATTCCCACGGCCTTTGCATCCTGGACCGGCGAGGCGCTGGACAACAAGACGCCGCTGCTGCGCTCGGTGGAAGCGCTGAACAAGGCCGTGACCCCCGCCCTGAAACTCTTCGGGGCCAGCGAGGGCACCCGCGTGAGCAGCACCCTGGGCGCCGAGCAGGAATACTTCCTGATTGCCGAGGAATACTTCTACCGCCGCCCCGACCTCGTGATGACCGGGCGCACCCTGTTCGGCGCGCAGCCCCCGCGCGGCCAGGAGCTGGAAGACCACTACTTCGGCGCCATTCCCGACCGCGTGCTGAGCTTCATGACCGATGCCGAGCAGCAGCTGTACGCCCTGGGCATTCCGGTCAAGACCCGCCACAACGAGGTGGCCCCCGGGCAGTTTGAAATTGCCCCGATTTTCGAGGACAGTAACATTGCCGCTGACCACCAGCAGCTCACCATGCAGGTGCTGCGCAACACCGCGCGCAAGTACGGCCTCGTGGCCCTGCTGCACGAGAAGCCCTTTGCCGGCGTGAACGGTTCGGGCAAGCACTGCAACTGGAGCATGGCGACCAACAAGGGCGAGAACCTGCTGGAGCCCGGCGACACCCCGCACGAGAACCTGCAGTTCCTGTTCTTCACCAGCGCCGTTATCAAGGCCGTAGACGACCACCAGGACCTGCTGCGCATCAGCGTGGCCAGCGCCAGCAACGACCACCGTCTGGGGGCCAACGAGGCGCCGCCCGCCATTCTGTCCATCTTCCTGGGCAGCGAACTGACCGAGATCTTCGACCGTCTGGAATCCGGCCAGGGTGGGCGCGGCAGCGAAGCCGGGCTGCTGGGCCTGGGGACGAACGTGCTGCCCCCGCTGCCCCGCCACGCCGGGGACCGCAACCGCACCAGCCCCTTTGCCTTTACCGGCAACAAGTTCGAGTTCCGCGCGGCGGGCAGCAGCCAGAGCATTTCCTTCCCTATCACGGTGCTGAACACCATCGTGGCCGACGCCGTGAGCCAGCTGGCCGCCGAACTGGAAGGCAAACTGGGCGCGGGCGAGGACCTGAACGCGGCCGTGGCAGACATCGTGAAAGCCACCTATGCCAAGCACAAGCGCATTGTGTTCAACGGCGACGGCTACAGCGAGGAGTGGCACAAGGAAGCCGAGCACGCGCGCGGCCTGCTGAACCTGCGCACCACCCTGGACGCGGTCGAGCACCTGACCGACGAGAAGAACGCGGCGCTGTTCAGCAAGTTTGGTGTCCTGAGCGACCGCGAACTCGCCGCGCGCCAGGAAATCATGTACGACATCTACTTCAAGACGGTGAACATTGAGGGCGAGACCACCGAGTACATGGCCCGCACCATGATTCTGCCTGCCGCCGTGAAGTACCTGGGCGACCTGCACGCCGCTGGACAGGGCCGCGCCGTGAAGGCCATCGCCACTGAAGTGGAAGCCGCCGCCGACGCCCTGTACGACGCCACCCAGACCCTCAGCGCGCACAACGCGGCCCTGGGCGGCGACGAGGTGCACGAAAAGGCCCACCACATGCGCGACCATGTGCTGCCCGCCATGCAGGACGTGCGCACGGCCGCCGACCGCCTGGAAAAACTGGTGGCCGGGACCCACTGGCCCCTGCCCACCTACCGCCAGATGCTGTTTGTGAAGTAAGGGCGGCGGCAGCGGGCCCGGGAACTTCTGTTCCCGGGCTCGTTTTTTAGGGGGATAAGGAGGCGGGGAGCGGGAGGCAGTGCGCGGGAAGGGCAGAGCGGGGGAGGGGGCTTGATAGGGGATGGCGGCGGCATTAGATCCTTGCCCGCTCCCCGCTCCCCGCTCCCGAGCCGCAGTACACTGAATCCGTGCTGAACCTGCTGCGCCGACCTGCTGTGACCCCTGCCGAACTGGACGAGGGACTGGCGGCGCTGGGGCTGGACGGCTCGCAGCATGTGATCGTGCATGCCAGCCTGAAATCGTTTGGCACGCTGGACGGCGGGGCCAAGGCGGTGGTGGACGCCCTGGCCGCCCGCACCGCCACAGTGGTGGCCCCGGCCTTTACCTACAGCACGCTGCTCACGCGGCCCACCTCGGTCACGCACGCGCGCTTTCACCGGACCTCGCGGGTTAGCCGGGACATTGGGCGGGTGCCGCAGGAACTGGTGGACCGTCCCGAAGCCCAGCGCTCCTTCCACCCCACCCTCAGCTTTATCGCGCTGGGCCAGGAAGCCGGGCGAATCACCCAGGCGCAGACCCTGCAAAGCCCCTACCAGCCCATCGGCGCCCTGTACGACCTGGACGGCTACGCCCTGCTGATGGGCGTGG
Encoded proteins:
- a CDS encoding AAC(3) family N-acetyltransferase; the encoded protein is MLNLLRRPAVTPAELDEGLAALGLDGSQHVIVHASLKSFGTLDGGAKAVVDALAARTATVVAPAFTYSTLLTRPTSVTHARFHRTSRVSRDIGRVPQELVDRPEAQRSFHPTLSFIALGQEAGRITQAQTLQSPYQPIGALYDLDGYALLMGVDFGSNTSVHYGEHLAGMPLLTRYVPLGGQVVPTAFPNCSADFDNLAPQVHLGLRSVQVGSATLRLYRVRRLVDATVRLLQQDPEALLCTYRSCRCQEVRALVREQGLTPRRHVGLVS
- a CDS encoding glutamine synthetase III family protein, giving the protein MNHDFDVISAARNWRTDASTSATPHDIVSGVYASDVLTLEGLKTRLSKPTFKSLQATLERGATLDPSIADTVALAMKTWAMEKGATHYTHWFHPLTGSTAEKHDSFVSPDGDGAAIAAFSGKELIQAEPDASSFPSGGLRATFEARGYTAWDASSPAFIMRHANGATLCIPTAFASWTGEALDNKTPLLRSVEALNKAVTPALKLFGASEGTRVSSTLGAEQEYFLIAEEYFYRRPDLVMTGRTLFGAQPPRGQELEDHYFGAIPDRVLSFMTDAEQQLYALGIPVKTRHNEVAPGQFEIAPIFEDSNIAADHQQLTMQVLRNTARKYGLVALLHEKPFAGVNGSGKHCNWSMATNKGENLLEPGDTPHENLQFLFFTSAVIKAVDDHQDLLRISVASASNDHRLGANEAPPAILSIFLGSELTEIFDRLESGQGGRGSEAGLLGLGTNVLPPLPRHAGDRNRTSPFAFTGNKFEFRAAGSSQSISFPITVLNTIVADAVSQLAAELEGKLGAGEDLNAAVADIVKATYAKHKRIVFNGDGYSEEWHKEAEHARGLLNLRTTLDAVEHLTDEKNAALFSKFGVLSDRELAARQEIMYDIYFKTVNIEGETTEYMARTMILPAAVKYLGDLHAAGQGRAVKAIATEVEAAADALYDATQTLSAHNAALGGDEVHEKAHHMRDHVLPAMQDVRTAADRLEKLVAGTHWPLPTYRQMLFVK